In the Catenulispora sp. EB89 genome, GTGTTCCGGGCGGGCCGGGCGGGGGCGGGGGCTTCGTGGTCATGGGGGCTCCTGGTGGTGTCAGGGGGATGGGGCTTTTCCTCCACCGTACGGAGGTTGTTGCGAGGGGATTCTCAGCGGAAGGTTAAAGATCGTTAACTCTCCGCCAGCGTGGTTTTGTGTCGCTTGGCGGTGTAATGGACGGTATGACAATGACGAGCGCTGATCTGCTGGTGGTCGAGGACGACGTGGACATCGCCCAGGAGCTCCGCCAAGCCCTCACCGGCCACGGCTACCACGCGGACCTGGTCACCAGCGGGGCCGGGGCGGTCGCGCACGTCCGCGACCGCCAGCCGGACCTGGTGCTGCTCGACCTGGGCCTGCCGGACATCGACGGCGTGGCGCTGTGCCGCCGGCTGCGCGCCACGCTGCCGGTGGAGAGCGTCATCGTCGTGCTGACCGCGCGCACCCAGGAGTTCGAGGTGGTCGTCGCCCTGGACGCCGGTGCCGACGACTACCTGACTAAACCGTTCCGCTTCACCGAGCTCCTGGCCCGGATCCGGGCGCACCTGCGGCGGCGCCAGGCGACCTCCGGGCTGCCGGTCATCCAGCTCGGCCGGGTCCGGATCGACACCCGCTCGCGGCGCGTCCACGTCGCAGACCACGAAGTGACGCTGCGCCCGAAGGAGTTCGACCTCTTGCTGATCCTCGCCGAGCAGGCCGGGGCCGTGGTGAGTCGGACCGAGCTGATGGCGCAGGTGTGGGACGAGCACTGGTTCGGGTCGACGAAGACCCTCGACGTGCATGTCTCGGCTCTGCGGCGGAAGCTGTCCGACGCCACGCCGGAGACCGACCAGATCATCACGACGGTGCGCGGGAGGGGCTACCGCTACGAGTTCCCGCCGATGGGGAGGACTGCGGACGTGGTCGCGCCGGCGATGTCGGGGACGGGGGTGGACCTCTGAAGCGGCAGCAGGAGGCTGAACACCGGTCGGGGGCCGGCGCGGCGCACGACCAGACGGCCGCCTTCGGCTTCGGCCAGTGAGCGGGCCAGTGGTAAGCCGATACCGTGCCGGGGGCCGGGAGAGTGATTGGTAAAGGCTGGAGCGTCGTCATCGTCGCCGCACAAACCCGGGCCGTCGTCTCCGACCTCCACCGCCACGCCGGTGCCGACGTCCACGACGCTGACCCGGATCTCGCCGCGGCCGTGAACGAGCGCGTTGTCCAGCAGTGCCCCCATGATCTGCGCGATCGCCGGCTCCGCGACCCGCACCGGCTCAAGTCCCCGCTCGCACCGCACCACCAGCGGCCGCCCGGCCTCCGCCGCCGCGACCCGGTAGCGCTCCGCCACCCGCTCGGCCACCTGGGCCGCGTCCACGGCGACGTCGCCGCCGTGCGTCTCCCGGGCCAGCCGCAGCAGCTCCTCCACCGTCTCGGCCAGGTGTTCGGCCCGCCGCAACGCCGTCGCGACCGCCTCGCGGCGAACGTCCTCCCCGACCGTCTGCGCCGCCTCCAAACCGAGCACCAGGGCCGTCAGCGGGGTCCGCAGCTGGTGAGACACCGCGGTCGTGAACCGCCGCTCGCGCTCCAGCACCTCGCCGAGCCTGCGCGCCGTCGCCGCGAGCGCCTGCCCGGCGACGTCGGCCTCGCGGATCCCGGTGCGGGGAGCCTGGATCGTGAAGTCGCCGTCTCCCAAGGCGCGGGCGACCGTGGTCAGGCGCTCCAACGGAATCGCCACCCGCCGCGCCAGGTGCCAGGCCAGCAGCGCCGACAACGTGACCACCACCGAACCGAGCCCGGCCAGCAGCAGGCAGGCACGCTGCCAGCGATCGTTCACGACGTTCCACGGCATCCACACCCGCACCGCCGCCTCGACCCGGCCGCCGCGCGTCACCGGCGCCGCGACCGCCAGATGACCGGCCTCAACACCCTGATGGAACCCGCCGCGGCGGACCATTGCGGCGACCAGCGAGGACGCAGGACCCTCCCCGGCGATCCGGTGGCCGTCCGGCGCGTAGAGGCCGACGTCGACATCGTGGGAGAGCTCGTCGAGACCCGCCAGGGCCCCGGTGCCCGAGGTCGGGCGCGCGCCGACCTCCGCGGCCACCCAGACGGCGTCGCGCTGAAGCATCACCACCGCGCCGCGCCGGTAGACCTCGGCCAGCGCCCAGGCCAGCGGGAGCGTGAACAGCAGAACGCCGCACACCGTCACCGCCACCATCGAGACCAGAACTCGGCTGCGCAGGCGGGTGCTCCCCCGCCGCAACCAGGTTCTCGCGTTCGACACCCTGCAATCCTGCCTTGGCAAACCACGTATATCGCAGAAGCCTTCGCGTGTCGGGCGGCGATGGCACCGGTACTTAGGTACACCCGCAGGAGGGGGTCTGGGCCCACTGTTTCGTGAGCCCCCGAACGACACGCTGGACCTGTCTGAGAACTCGTCTTCTCGAAGGGATCCGTCACCATGTCCGAGTACTTGCGGACCGCCAAAAGCCGTCGCCGAGCCGCCGCCTCCGTCCTCGTCCTGGCCGCCGCCGTGACCGCGGCTACCGCAACGACCGCGACGGCCGCAACCGCCGCCCCTGCAGCCGGCACGAAGCAGCTCGCGAAGCTCGCCGATCAGGTCGTGCACGACGGCGCGCCCGGCATCGTGGTCCGCCTCGGCGGCACCGGAACGCAGCCGATCGAGATCGCCCGCCAGGCACCCTTCACCCGCGCCGACGGCCGACTCGACGCCGACGACCGCGTCCGCATGGGCTCCAACACCAAGACCATGGTCGCGACTCTGGTCCTCCAGCAGGTCGCACAGCACCGGATCGCCCTGACCGACCCGGTCGAGAAATCACTGCCCGGCCAGATCCCGAACGGCTCGGCCATCACCGTCAGGATGCTGCTGAACCACACCAGCGGCCTGTACAACTACCTGGACGACCCCGCCGTCCTGGCCTCCTTCGTCGGCCAGAACCCGCACGACTGGACCCCGCAAGAACTGCTGGCCGCCGGCGTCGCGCACCCCGCACTGTTCGCACCAGGCGCGCAGTTCTCCTACAGCAACACCAACTACATAGCGCTCGGCCTGATCCTCCAAAAGGCCACCGGCCACAGCCTGGCCGACCTGCTCCAGAACGACATCGCGCGACCCCTGGGCCTGCACGACACCTACCTCGCCAGCGCACACCACACCGACCCCGACCTGGCCCACGGCTACGAGCCCGACGCCGCCGACCTGGCCCCGTACCTGCCGCCGGGCGTGCCGGCCGGCACCTCCTTCACCGGCCCGGCCCGAGGCGACTTCGTCAACGTCACCGCGATCAACCCCAGCAGCCTGTGGGCGGCGGGCGGCATCGTCTCCACCGCCGACGACTGGGCCCGCTTCGACAGCGCCCTGATGTCCGGCAAACTCCTCCCGAAGGCCGAGCTCCAGGAAATGCGCGCCACAATCCCCGAGGACCCGGCCAACCCCGGCGGCGACGGCTACGGCCTGGGCCTGCGCAAGGTCGTCTTCCCCTGCGGCACCGTCTGGGGCCACGACGGCCAGGCCCCCGGCTACTCCAGCCAGATGTACACCGACGCGACCGGCAGGCACACCGTCGCGATCATCACGACCACGATCTTCGGCGTCGCCGACCCGAAGACCGCCGCGGACTATCAGCAGCTCACGAACGCAGCGGTGTGCACCATGCTCGGCAAGCCGATACCCGCCGCCTGAGAAGGGGCTGTTTGACTCCCCGCAGGTCGGGCAGCCGGACGCTTCACCGTTCCGGCTGCGGCGCGCCAAGCACCGCCGCCGGTGGAGAGGAGCAGATCCATGAGCACCGTCGAAGCCACCGTCGAGGTCGACGTCCCGGTCAGCACCGCCTACAACCAGTGGACCCAGTTCGAGTCCTTCCCGCATTTCATGAGCGGGGTCGCAGCGGTCCGCCAGCTCGACGACCTGCACAACCACTGGACCATTGAGGTCGGGGGCGTCCGGCGGGAGTTCGAGACCGTGATCACCGAGCAGCTTCCCGACCAGCTGATCCGCTGGCAGACCGTCGGCGGCGACATCCAGCAGGCCGGCAACGTCAGCTTCGAGCGCCTGGACGACCGGCACACCCGGGTGACCGTCGAGCTCGCCTGGGAACCGCAGGGTCTGGCCGAGACCGTCGGCAGCGCCGTGGGCCTGGACACCATGCAGGTCAAGGTCGACGCCGCGCGGTTCAAGAGCTTCATCGAGGAGCGCAACACCGAGACCGGCGCCTGGCGCGGCGAAGTGGCTCCGGGCCGGTGAGGAGAATCCGGGCCGCTATGGTCGTTGACCATGGTGACCGATTCGCCGGATAAGTCAGATGAGTTCATCTCCGCAGCCTTCGCTCGCCGCGTCGAGCCGATCGCCGGGCTCTCCGGCTCGGCCGACGCCGTCGCCAAGGTGTGCCTGGCCATGGCGCGAGCCTTCCGGGGCGGCGGTCGGCTGTTGGTGTTCGGCACCGGAACGGCGGCCACCGACGCGCAGCACGTCTCGGTCGAGTTCGTGCACCCGGTGATCGTGGGCAAGCGCGCGCTGCCGGCGTTCTCGCTGGCCGCGGACTCGGCGACGGTCACCGGGCTGGCCGGCGCCGCAGGGCTCGAAGCGGTGTTCGCGCACCAGCTGCGGGTGCTCGGGCGGCCGGCTGACATCGCTTTGGGGATCTCAGGGGACGGCGAGTGCCCAGCGGTGGCCAACGCTCTGCTGGCAGCTCGCGAACTCGGGATGACCACGGTCGCCTTGGTCGGCAGCGGCAGCGGCACCGGCACCGGCACCGGCACCGGCACCGGCACCGGCACCGGCGGGAAGATCGTCAGAGACGCGCTCGCAGACCACTGCCTCACCGTGCAATCCGACGACCCCCGCATCGTCAAAGAAGGACACGTCACCTTCTACCACCTGCTGTGGGAGCTGACGCATGCCTTCCTGGAGCAGCCGCACGCCGCCGACCCCGCGCAAAGCGCCGAACCGGTCGGCGAGGGCATCACAGGCCTCTACCCCTTCCTCTACTCCGGCGAAGCGTCCGTCACCGAGCTGACCGCCGAGGTCGCCGCCTCGGCCCGAGCGAAGATCGCCGAGATCGTCGACCTCCGACGCGCCACCGGAGTCGCGGAGGCGCAGAACCTCGCGGCCTGCGCGCAAGCGTTGGCTCGCGGCTTCGCCGAAGGCGCCACGCTGCTGGCGTTCGGCAACGGCGGCAGCAGCTCCGACGCCCAGGACGTCGTCCACACCTTCCTCGATCCGGGCCCCGGCGCGACGGCCCGGCCCGCGCTGTGCCTGACGAACGACACCGCGGTCCTCACGGCCCTGTCCAACGACATCGGCTTCGACGTGGTCTTCGCCCGCCAGCTCCAGGCCGTCGGCCGCCCCGGCGACATCGCCGTCGCGGTCTCCACCAGCGGCGGCTCGGCCAACGTGCTGGCCGCGCTGGCCGCCGCGCGCAAGAGCGGGATGACGACCGTCGGCTTCGCCGGCTACGACGGCGGCCGGATGGCCGAGCCGGGCCTGGTCGACCACCTGTTCGCGGTCCCGTCCGCCTCGGTCCACCGGATCCAGGAGATCCAGACGACGCTGTACCACGTGCTGTGGGAGCTGGTGCAGGCCGAGCTCGCCCAAAACTGAGCCCACAACCCGGCCCACAACCTGGCCCACAACCCGAGCCCGCAACCGAGCCGGCGAGTTCATCCGCAGCTCAGCCGGTCCCGAGCCCCGCACACCGCGGCCTGACCGAGGCTGATCCCGCCGTCGTTCGGCGGAACCCGACGATGGGTCAGAACGCTGAACCCGGCCCTCTCCAGCCCCGCGACACACCGCTCGACCAGCAGCACGTTCTGGAACACGCCGCCCGACAGCGCGACCACGGCCAGCCCGGTGTCGCGCCGCAGCCGTTCGCAGACCTCGACGACCACCGCCGCCAGACCGTTGTGGAAACGCGCCGCGACGACCGGCACCGCGACCCCGGCGCCGAGGTCGGCCAGCGCGGCGGTGACCAGGTCCGCGCCGTGGACCAACAGCGCGATCGACGCCTCGATCCGCGCGCCGTAGCGACCGGTCTCGGAGCGATCGGCCAGCTGCTCGAACTCGATCGCCGCCTGGCCCTCGTACGAAACCGCGTCCCGCACCCCGGCCAGCGCCGCGACCGCGTCGAACAACCGCCCGGCACTCGAGGTCAGGGGCGAGTTCAAACCGGCGCGCGCCATGCTCCGCACCTGGTCGAGTCGGGTGTCGTGCCGGGCCCGGAAGGCTTTCAGGGTCGGCGTGTCGGGCCACTGCGATCCGAACACGGCGTCGAGATACGCGGCGGCCATCCGCCAGGGTTCGCGCACGGCGCGCGCCCCGCCGGGCATCGCCACCGGCGCCAGATGCGCGGCGCGCGTGAACCCGGTCAGGTCCGCGACCAGGAACTCACCGCCCCACAACGTGCCGTCCGTTCCCATGCCGAGCCCGTCGAAGGCGACCCCGATGACCGGGCCGGCGACCTCGTTGTCCGCCAGGCACGACGCGATGTGCGCGTGGTGGTGCTGGACGCCCAGCAGCTCGGCGTCGCATTCGAGCGCGTACTTGGTCGACAGGTACTCAGGGTGCAGATCATGGACCACGACTTCCGGCGCGACGGAGAACAGCCGCCGGAAGTGTTCGATCCCCTCGGTGAAGGACTGGAGCGTCTCGTGGTTCTCCAGGTCGCCGATGTGATGGGACACGAAGGCGTGCCGATCGCGGGCCAGGCAGAAGGTGTTCTTCAGCTCGGGACCGCAGGCCAGGACGTGGCGCGGGAACTCCCACGGCAACGTCAGCGGCGCCGGTGCGAACCCCCGGGAGCGCCTGATCGGTAGTGGTCCGCCCCGGCTGGCGCGTAGTACGGAGTCGTCGACGCGGGTGTGGATGGCGCGGTCGTGGATCAGGAACGCGTCCGCGATGCCCGCGAGGCGGTTCAGGGCGTCGTCGTCGCGGTAGGCGATGGGTTCGCTGGACACGTTGCCGCTGGTCATGACCAGCGGTTCGGGGTGGGCCGCAGCGAGCAGGTGGTGCAGCGGCGAGTAGGGCAGCAGCACGCCGAGACCGCGCTGGCCGGGCGCCACGGAGGCGGCGACGCGAGCGTCGGGACGGCGTTCCAGCAGCACGATCGGCCGCGCGATGTCGAGCAGCAGCGCCTCCTCGACGTCGTCGATCACGCACAGCCGCCGGGCGGCCTCGACGTCGGGCACCATCAGCGCCAACGGCCGTTCCTCGCGGTGTTTGCGGCTCCTCAGGGTACTGACGGCTTCCTCGTTCGACGCGGAGACGGCGAGGTGGTAGCCGCCCAGCCCTTTGATCGCGACGATCGCGCCGTCAGTGAGGAGGCCGGCAGCGCGCGCCACGGGGTCGCCGGGCAGTAGTGCGCTGTCGGCGGAGACCAGCCGCAACCGCGGCCCACAGTCGGGGCAGCAGACAGGTTGCGCGTGGAAACGCCGGTCCAGCGGGTCCCGGTACTCGCGCTCGCACGGCTCGCACAGCGCGAACGCCGCCATCGTCGTCCCCGGCCGGTCGTAAGGCAGCTCGCGGACAATGGTGTAGCGAGGCCCGCAGTTGGTGCAGTTCGTGAACGCGTAGCCGTGCCGCCGGTCGCCAGGGTCGGCGAGCTCCGTCAGGCAGTCGGCGCAGGTGGCGGTGTCCGGGGCCACCAGCACGGTCCGCGAACCGGACGGGTCGCTGGCCGAGATCGCGAAGCCGCCGTGGCCGGTGCCGGCGGCCGGGTCGATGTCGACACGCTCGACGATCACGCGCTCGACCCGAGCCAGCGGCGGCGCCTGCGAGGACAGCGCGTCCACCAAACAGTCCAGCGCCGCCGCCTCTCCCTCCGCCTCGATCAGCACGCCCCGGCCGTCGTTGCCGACGAACCCGGCCAGGCCCAGGCGGGACGCCATGCCGTACACGAACGGCCGGAACCCGACGCCCTGCACGACCCCTTCGACGCGGACGCGGATCCGCGTCATTTCCGGTTTTCCGAACCCGCCGGCGGTGATCCTCATGGTCTATCAATAGCGGGCGAACCACCCCGAACCTTCGTAGCTTGGACCTCGCGTCGGTCCGTGCCGGGCACGGACCGTCTTTGCGAACCGGAGGCGATCATGCCGACAGCCGAAGCAGTCCTCGCCGAGGACACCCTGGTCCACGTGCTCTGGATCAACGCCGGACTCAGCTGCGACGGGGACTCGGTCGCCCTGACGGCGGCCACCCAGCCGAGCATCGAGGAGATCGCGCTCGGGGCGCTTCCCGGGCTGCCGAAAGTGGCGGTGCACTGGCCGCTGATCGACTACGAGTGCGGCCCGACCGGCGGCGCGGACGACTTCCTGGAGTGGTTCTGGAAGGCCGACCGCGGCGAGTTGGAGCCGTTCGTGCTGGTGGTCGAGGGCTCGATCCCGAACGAGGCGATCAAGGACGAGGGCTACTGGGCCGCGTTCGGCACCGACCCGCGGACCGGTCAGCCGATCACCACCGCCGAATGGGTGACGCGGCTGGCCCCGAAGGCCACCGTGGTGCTGGCCGTCGGGACGTGCGCGACCTACGGCGGCATCCACGCGATGTCCGGCAAC is a window encoding:
- a CDS encoding SRPBCC family protein, producing MSTVEATVEVDVPVSTAYNQWTQFESFPHFMSGVAAVRQLDDLHNHWTIEVGGVRREFETVITEQLPDQLIRWQTVGGDIQQAGNVSFERLDDRHTRVTVELAWEPQGLAETVGSAVGLDTMQVKVDAARFKSFIEERNTETGAWRGEVAPGR
- a CDS encoding serine hydrolase domain-containing protein: MSEYLRTAKSRRRAAASVLVLAAAVTAATATTATAATAAPAAGTKQLAKLADQVVHDGAPGIVVRLGGTGTQPIEIARQAPFTRADGRLDADDRVRMGSNTKTMVATLVLQQVAQHRIALTDPVEKSLPGQIPNGSAITVRMLLNHTSGLYNYLDDPAVLASFVGQNPHDWTPQELLAAGVAHPALFAPGAQFSYSNTNYIALGLILQKATGHSLADLLQNDIARPLGLHDTYLASAHHTDPDLAHGYEPDAADLAPYLPPGVPAGTSFTGPARGDFVNVTAINPSSLWAAGGIVSTADDWARFDSALMSGKLLPKAELQEMRATIPEDPANPGGDGYGLGLRKVVFPCGTVWGHDGQAPGYSSQMYTDATGRHTVAIITTTIFGVADPKTAADYQQLTNAAVCTMLGKPIPAA
- a CDS encoding response regulator transcription factor; amino-acid sequence: MTSADLLVVEDDVDIAQELRQALTGHGYHADLVTSGAGAVAHVRDRQPDLVLLDLGLPDIDGVALCRRLRATLPVESVIVVLTARTQEFEVVVALDAGADDYLTKPFRFTELLARIRAHLRRRQATSGLPVIQLGRVRIDTRSRRVHVADHEVTLRPKEFDLLLILAEQAGAVVSRTELMAQVWDEHWFGSTKTLDVHVSALRRKLSDATPETDQIITTVRGRGYRYEFPPMGRTADVVAPAMSGTGVDL
- a CDS encoding SIS domain-containing protein, with protein sequence MVTDSPDKSDEFISAAFARRVEPIAGLSGSADAVAKVCLAMARAFRGGGRLLVFGTGTAATDAQHVSVEFVHPVIVGKRALPAFSLAADSATVTGLAGAAGLEAVFAHQLRVLGRPADIALGISGDGECPAVANALLAARELGMTTVALVGSGSGTGTGTGTGTGTGTGGKIVRDALADHCLTVQSDDPRIVKEGHVTFYHLLWELTHAFLEQPHAADPAQSAEPVGEGITGLYPFLYSGEASVTELTAEVAASARAKIAEIVDLRRATGVAEAQNLAACAQALARGFAEGATLLAFGNGGSSSDAQDVVHTFLDPGPGATARPALCLTNDTAVLTALSNDIGFDVVFARQLQAVGRPGDIAVAVSTSGGSANVLAALAAARKSGMTTVGFAGYDGGRMAEPGLVDHLFAVPSASVHRIQEIQTTLYHVLWELVQAELAQN
- a CDS encoding sensor histidine kinase, with product MSNARTWLRRGSTRLRSRVLVSMVAVTVCGVLLFTLPLAWALAEVYRRGAVVMLQRDAVWVAAEVGARPTSGTGALAGLDELSHDVDVGLYAPDGHRIAGEGPASSLVAAMVRRGGFHQGVEAGHLAVAAPVTRGGRVEAAVRVWMPWNVVNDRWQRACLLLAGLGSVVVTLSALLAWHLARRVAIPLERLTTVARALGDGDFTIQAPRTGIREADVAGQALAATARRLGEVLERERRFTTAVSHQLRTPLTALVLGLEAAQTVGEDVRREAVATALRRAEHLAETVEELLRLARETHGGDVAVDAAQVAERVAERYRVAAAEAGRPLVVRCERGLEPVRVAEPAIAQIMGALLDNALVHGRGEIRVSVVDVGTGVAVEVGDDGPGLCGDDDDAPAFTNHSPGPRHGIGLPLARSLAEAEGGRLVVRRAGPRPVFSLLLPLQRSTPVPDIAGATTSAVLPIGGNS
- the hypF gene encoding carbamoyltransferase HypF, translated to MRITAGGFGKPEMTRIRVRVEGVVQGVGFRPFVYGMASRLGLAGFVGNDGRGVLIEAEGEAAALDCLVDALSSQAPPLARVERVIVERVDIDPAAGTGHGGFAISASDPSGSRTVLVAPDTATCADCLTELADPGDRRHGYAFTNCTNCGPRYTIVRELPYDRPGTTMAAFALCEPCEREYRDPLDRRFHAQPVCCPDCGPRLRLVSADSALLPGDPVARAAGLLTDGAIVAIKGLGGYHLAVSASNEEAVSTLRSRKHREERPLALMVPDVEAARRLCVIDDVEEALLLDIARPIVLLERRPDARVAASVAPGQRGLGVLLPYSPLHHLLAAAHPEPLVMTSGNVSSEPIAYRDDDALNRLAGIADAFLIHDRAIHTRVDDSVLRASRGGPLPIRRSRGFAPAPLTLPWEFPRHVLACGPELKNTFCLARDRHAFVSHHIGDLENHETLQSFTEGIEHFRRLFSVAPEVVVHDLHPEYLSTKYALECDAELLGVQHHHAHIASCLADNEVAGPVIGVAFDGLGMGTDGTLWGGEFLVADLTGFTRAAHLAPVAMPGGARAVREPWRMAAAYLDAVFGSQWPDTPTLKAFRARHDTRLDQVRSMARAGLNSPLTSSAGRLFDAVAALAGVRDAVSYEGQAAIEFEQLADRSETGRYGARIEASIALLVHGADLVTAALADLGAGVAVPVVAARFHNGLAAVVVEVCERLRRDTGLAVVALSGGVFQNVLLVERCVAGLERAGFSVLTHRRVPPNDGGISLGQAAVCGARDRLSCG